From Lysobacter silvisoli, the proteins below share one genomic window:
- a CDS encoding acyl-CoA desaturase: MSASPPSPASPAPRGRWTTFVRWFDTAAAEREGDPALDDRVDWLRALPFLAMHLACIAVFWVGASATAVGIAVALYAVRMFALTGFYHRYFSHRTFRTSRPVQFLFAMLGAASVQRGPLWWAAHHRHHHAHADTPADPHTPRKGFWRSHVGWFLTRAGFRTDPARIRDWLRFPELRWLDRYDTVVPLALAAALYGLGAALERWAPGLGTDGPQLLVWGFFVSTVALFHATVTINSLAHRWGRRRYDTRDDSRNNLWLALLTFGEGWHNNHHYFPGSARQGFRWWEIDITWYGLRLLQALGLVRDLKPVPAAVLARAGG; the protein is encoded by the coding sequence ATGTCGGCCAGCCCACCCTCTCCGGCCAGCCCAGCCCCACGCGGGCGCTGGACCACCTTCGTTCGCTGGTTCGACACCGCCGCCGCCGAACGCGAGGGCGATCCCGCGCTGGACGACCGCGTCGACTGGCTGCGCGCGCTGCCGTTTCTGGCCATGCACCTGGCCTGCATAGCGGTGTTCTGGGTCGGTGCGTCGGCCACGGCCGTGGGGATAGCCGTGGCCTTGTACGCCGTGCGTATGTTCGCGCTCACCGGCTTCTACCACCGCTATTTTTCGCACCGGACCTTTCGCACCTCGCGACCGGTGCAATTTTTATTCGCCATGCTCGGCGCCGCCTCGGTGCAGCGCGGTCCGCTGTGGTGGGCCGCGCATCACCGCCACCACCATGCCCACGCCGACACCCCCGCCGACCCGCACACCCCGCGCAAGGGCTTCTGGCGCAGCCACGTGGGCTGGTTCCTCACCCGCGCCGGCTTCCGCACCGACCCCGCGCGCATCCGCGACTGGCTGCGCTTCCCCGAGCTGCGCTGGCTGGACCGCTACGACACCGTGGTGCCGCTGGCGCTGGCGGCGGCGCTGTACGGCCTCGGCGCCGCGCTCGAGCGCTGGGCGCCGGGCCTGGGCACCGACGGCCCGCAATTGCTGGTGTGGGGCTTCTTCGTCTCCACCGTGGCGCTGTTCCACGCCACCGTCACCATCAACTCGCTGGCGCACCGCTGGGGCCGCCGCCGCTACGACACCCGCGACGACAGCCGCAACAATCTTTGGTTGGCCCTGCTGACCTTCGGCGAAGGCTGGCACAACAACCACCACTATTTTCCCGGCAGCGCGCGCCAGGGCTTCCGCTGGTGGGAAATCGACATCACTTGGTACGGGCTGCGTCTGCTGCAGGCCCTCGGGCTGGTGCGCGATCTCAAGCCGGTGCCGGCCGCGGTGCTGGCCCGGGCGGGGGGCTGA
- a CDS encoding ChrR family anti-sigma-E factor: MSAQPRHHLDPATLISYASGALSPELSAIAATHLDGCAHCRRELARAERIGGTLMEQQQPAHANGERQQHLRSAMLDLLDAPIPDLPDAPAPLPPDPDRLPAPLHPYFGSSLRALKWRWMGPGMRYIRVAGPTGGTLLMLKIGPGRRMPVHSHQGSELTQILHGAYDDALGHFAVGDVADLDAQVEHQPTTAAGVPCICVAALDAPLRFQSWLARKLQPVFGI; the protein is encoded by the coding sequence ATGAGCGCCCAGCCGCGCCACCACCTCGATCCGGCGACCCTGATCAGCTACGCCTCCGGCGCGCTGTCGCCGGAGCTGTCGGCGATCGCCGCCACCCACCTGGACGGCTGCGCGCATTGCCGGCGCGAACTGGCCCGGGCCGAGCGCATCGGCGGAACCTTGATGGAGCAGCAGCAGCCCGCGCACGCCAACGGCGAGCGCCAGCAACACCTGCGCAGCGCGATGCTGGACCTGTTGGACGCGCCCATCCCGGACCTACCGGACGCACCGGCGCCGCTCCCGCCCGATCCCGACCGCCTGCCGGCGCCGCTGCACCCGTATTTCGGCAGCTCCCTGCGCGCGCTGAAATGGCGCTGGATGGGGCCGGGCATGCGCTACATCCGCGTCGCCGGCCCCACCGGCGGCACCTTGCTGATGCTGAAGATCGGCCCGGGCCGGCGCATGCCCGTGCACAGCCACCAGGGCAGCGAACTCACCCAGATCCTGCACGGCGCCTACGACGACGCCCTGGGCCATTTCGCCGTCGGCGACGTCGCCGATCTGGACGCGCAGGTCGAGCACCAGCCCACCACCGCGGCCGGCGTGCCGTGCATCTGCGTGGCCGCGCTGGACGCGCCGCTGCGCTTCCAGAGCTGGCTGGCGCGCAAGCTGCAGCCCGTGTTCGGGATCTGA
- a CDS encoding sigma-70 family RNA polymerase sigma factor — MSAPVTDACEAKDWSGEMAAVAQRRDRDSFMRIYDHFMPRLCLYLRGIGAPASTAEDLAQESLLRLWQRAAHYDPARSAVSTWLFRIARNLQIDQLRRDAGRAPAAQDALDAAPDGSACTAEDYADQVQLQRRIDDLSPVQARLIRMSYFEAKTHQEIAAELGLPLGTVKSHLRRAFLRLQGQLGAAP; from the coding sequence ATGTCCGCGCCCGTCACCGACGCGTGCGAGGCCAAGGACTGGTCCGGCGAAATGGCGGCGGTGGCGCAGCGGCGCGATCGCGACAGCTTCATGCGGATCTACGACCATTTCATGCCGCGCCTGTGCCTGTACCTGCGCGGCATCGGCGCGCCCGCGTCCACGGCCGAAGACCTGGCGCAGGAATCGCTGCTGCGGCTGTGGCAGCGCGCCGCCCATTACGACCCGGCGCGCAGCGCGGTCAGCACCTGGCTGTTCCGCATCGCCCGCAACCTGCAGATCGACCAGCTGCGCCGCGACGCCGGCCGCGCGCCGGCAGCGCAGGACGCGCTGGACGCCGCGCCGGACGGCAGCGCCTGCACCGCGGAGGACTACGCCGACCAGGTGCAGCTGCAACGCCGCATAGACGACCTGTCGCCCGTCCAGGCCCGATTGATCCGCATGTCGTACTTCGAAGCCAAGACCCACCAGGAGATCGCCGCCGAACTCGGCCTTCCCCTGGGCACCGTGAAATCGCATCTGCGCCGCGCATTCCTGCGCCTGCAGGGCCAACTAGGGGCCGCGCCATGA
- a CDS encoding NAD(P)/FAD-dependent oxidoreductase, producing MRIAVVGSGISGLSAAWLLSRRHEVVLYEAQDRLGGHTDTHRIGIDNRVVDVDTGFIVHNPIHYPLLTRLLDELGVASQPTVMSFSVQDARSGLEYNATSLDTLFCQRRNLCSPRFWGMLRDLARFYRAAPALLDLPGPGPTLGDYMRSHGYGEAFVHQHLVPMASALWSSPASGILAFPAQYLVRFMANHHMLQLSGRPPWRVVRGGSRRYIDAMAARWNVQVRLGTPVRGVARDEHGVTLRCDHGCERYDQVVLAGHSDQSLALLEDADAAERAVLGAIAYQANDTVLHTDATLLPRRRKAWAAWNAYLPADPAGVCTVSYCMNLLQGLPVATPLVVSLNRSQDIDPARILVRRRYHHPVYTPAAVAAQARKPQIQGLRRTWYAGAYWGWGFHEDGIRSGVEVAQALGAPWSQAGTRNGHDARAWQAAA from the coding sequence ATGCGCATCGCCGTGGTCGGCAGCGGCATCAGCGGTCTTTCCGCGGCCTGGCTGCTGTCGCGCCGGCACGAGGTCGTGCTGTACGAGGCGCAGGACCGCCTGGGCGGCCACACCGACACCCACCGCATCGGCATCGACAACCGCGTCGTGGACGTGGACACCGGCTTCATCGTCCACAACCCGATCCACTACCCCTTGCTCACGCGCCTGCTGGACGAACTGGGCGTGGCCTCGCAGCCCACCGTCATGAGCTTCTCGGTACAGGACGCGCGCAGCGGGCTGGAGTACAACGCCACCTCCCTGGACACGCTGTTCTGCCAGCGCCGCAACCTGTGCTCGCCGCGCTTCTGGGGCATGCTGCGCGATCTGGCGCGCTTCTACCGCGCCGCGCCGGCGCTGCTGGACCTGCCCGGCCCCGGCCCCACGCTGGGCGACTACATGCGGTCCCACGGCTACGGCGAGGCGTTCGTGCACCAACATCTGGTGCCCATGGCCAGCGCGCTGTGGTCGTCGCCGGCCAGCGGCATCCTCGCGTTTCCGGCGCAGTACCTGGTGCGGTTCATGGCCAACCACCACATGCTGCAGCTCAGCGGCCGGCCGCCGTGGCGGGTGGTGCGCGGCGGCTCGCGCCGCTACATCGACGCCATGGCCGCGCGCTGGAACGTGCAAGTGCGCCTGGGCACGCCCGTGCGCGGGGTGGCGCGCGACGAGCACGGCGTGACCCTGCGCTGCGACCACGGCTGCGAGCGCTACGACCAGGTCGTGCTGGCCGGCCACAGCGACCAGTCGCTGGCCTTGCTGGAAGACGCCGACGCCGCCGAACGCGCCGTGCTGGGCGCGATCGCCTACCAGGCCAACGACACCGTGCTGCATACCGACGCGACGCTGCTGCCGCGCCGGCGCAAGGCCTGGGCCGCCTGGAACGCCTACCTGCCCGCCGATCCGGCCGGGGTCTGCACCGTCAGCTACTGCATGAACCTGCTGCAAGGCCTGCCGGTGGCCACACCGCTGGTGGTCTCGCTCAACCGCAGCCAGGACATCGACCCCGCGCGCATCCTGGTCCGGCGCCGCTACCACCATCCGGTCTACACGCCCGCGGCCGTGGCCGCGCAGGCGCGCAAGCCGCAGATCCAGGGCCTGCGCCGCACCTGGTACGCCGGCGCTTACTGGGGCTGGGGCTTCCACGAAGACGGCATCCGCAGCGGCGTGGAAGTCGCGCAGGCCCTGGGCGCGCCCTGGTCGCAGGCGGGCACGCGCAACGGCCACGACGCGCGCGCATGGCAGGCGGCCGCATGA
- a CDS encoding SAM-dependent methyltransferase produces the protein MNSAVRPNPAAAFGTLDRCLRTRLLAQLDALQGGAVELTDPLGVAQFGQTTGAAPPLRLSVHHSGFYRALAGQGSVGAAEAYMDGAWDCSDLVGLVRLLVRNRDLLDAMERGPARLGGWALRAAHALRRNTRLGARRNIAAHYDLGNPFFRLFLSEDLMYSSALYAGDDDTLETASARKLARICEKLRLTPEDHVIEIGSGWGGFAVHAARAHGCRVTTTTISHEQHALARQRVAEAGLQDRVTVLLSDYRDLQGQYDKLVSIEMVEAIGPHYLPTYFAMLGRLLKPDGLALIQAITIEDHRYEQAVRSVDFIKRHIFPGSFIPSIAALLAAKTRSCDLALVHLEDFGPSYARTLHAWRQRFLAQRELVRAQGFDERFARMWEFYLAYCEGGFLERSIGVAHLLLAKPGYRGGSYLPGLVEA, from the coding sequence ATGAACAGCGCCGTACGCCCCAACCCCGCCGCGGCCTTCGGCACGCTGGACCGCTGCCTGCGCACGCGGCTGCTGGCCCAGCTCGATGCCCTGCAGGGCGGCGCGGTGGAACTGACCGATCCGCTGGGCGTCGCCCAGTTCGGCCAAACCACCGGCGCCGCTCCACCGCTGCGCCTGAGCGTGCATCACAGCGGCTTCTACCGCGCGCTGGCCGGTCAGGGCAGCGTCGGCGCCGCCGAGGCTTACATGGACGGCGCCTGGGACTGCAGCGACCTGGTCGGCCTGGTGCGTTTGCTGGTGCGCAACCGCGACCTGCTCGACGCGATGGAACGCGGCCCCGCGCGGTTGGGCGGGTGGGCCCTGCGCGCCGCGCACGCCCTGCGCCGCAACACGCGGCTGGGCGCGCGCCGCAACATCGCCGCGCACTACGACCTGGGCAATCCGTTCTTCCGCCTGTTCCTGTCCGAGGATCTGATGTACTCCTCGGCCCTGTACGCCGGCGACGACGACACCCTGGAAACGGCGTCGGCGCGCAAGCTGGCGCGCATCTGCGAAAAGCTGCGGCTGACGCCCGAGGATCACGTGATCGAGATCGGCAGCGGCTGGGGCGGCTTCGCCGTGCACGCCGCGCGCGCGCACGGCTGCCGCGTCACCACCACCACTATCTCGCACGAACAGCACGCCCTGGCCCGCCAGCGCGTGGCCGAGGCCGGCCTGCAGGACCGGGTGACCGTGCTGCTGTCGGACTATCGCGACCTGCAGGGGCAATACGACAAGCTGGTGTCGATCGAGATGGTCGAGGCCATCGGCCCGCACTACCTGCCCACCTACTTCGCCATGCTGGGCCGCCTGCTCAAGCCCGACGGCCTGGCCCTGATCCAGGCCATCACCATCGAAGACCATCGTTACGAACAAGCCGTGCGCTCGGTGGACTTCATCAAGCGCCACATCTTCCCCGGCTCGTTCATTCCGTCCATCGCCGCCCTGCTGGCGGCCAAGACCCGCAGCTGCGACCTGGCCCTGGTGCATCTGGAAGACTTCGGTCCGTCCTACGCGCGCACGCTGCACGCGTGGCGGCAGCGCTTCCTGGCCCAGCGCGAGCTGGTGCGCGCGCAAGGCTTCGACGAGCGCTTCGCGCGCATGTGGGAGTTCTACCTGGCCTACTGCGAAGGCGGCTTCCTGGAGCGCTCCATCGGCGTGGCCCACCTGCTGCTGGCCAAGCCCGGCTACCGCGGCGGCTCTTATCTGCCCGGGCTGGTGGAGGCTTGA
- a CDS encoding DUF1365 domain-containing protein, whose amino-acid sequence MAGGRMSAWASAIYEGRVHHRRHAPRPHAFEYGLALLYLDLDEVDLIFRERWLWSAHRRNLAAFHRRDFLGDPSQPLAEAVRDRVQAATGVRPLGPVRLLAHLRYAGYSFNPVAFYYCHGDDGRLQAIVAEITNTPWNERHAYVLPVGTAQARGRALRWRFDKTFHVSPFLPMDRRYAWSFTAPGDDLRVHMDVYGEDRREFDASLSLRRRALTGAHLARVLWRYPLMTAQVIGAIHWQALRLWLKRTPVHDHPATLETQA is encoded by the coding sequence ATGGCAGGCGGCCGCATGAGCGCGTGGGCCAGCGCCATCTACGAAGGCCGCGTGCACCATCGCCGCCACGCGCCGCGGCCGCACGCGTTCGAATACGGCCTGGCCCTGCTGTACCTGGACCTGGACGAAGTCGATCTTATTTTCCGCGAGCGCTGGCTGTGGTCCGCGCACCGGCGCAATCTGGCCGCGTTTCATCGCCGGGATTTCCTGGGCGACCCGTCGCAGCCGCTGGCCGAGGCCGTGCGCGACCGCGTGCAGGCCGCCACCGGCGTGCGTCCCCTCGGGCCGGTGCGCTTGCTCGCGCATCTGCGCTACGCCGGCTACAGCTTCAACCCGGTCGCGTTCTACTACTGCCATGGCGACGACGGCCGGCTGCAGGCGATCGTTGCGGAAATCACCAACACGCCGTGGAACGAGCGGCACGCCTACGTGCTGCCCGTCGGCACCGCGCAAGCGCGCGGCCGCGCCCTGCGCTGGCGCTTCGACAAGACCTTCCACGTCTCGCCCTTCCTGCCCATGGACCGCCGCTACGCCTGGTCGTTCACCGCGCCCGGCGACGACCTGCGCGTGCACATGGACGTGTACGGCGAAGACCGGCGCGAGTTCGACGCCAGCCTATCGCTGCGCCGTCGCGCGCTCACCGGCGCCCATCTGGCGCGCGTGCTGTGGCGCTACCCGCTGATGACCGCGCAGGTGATCGGCGCCATCCACTGGCAGGCGCTGCGCCTGTGGCTCAAGCGCACCCCCGTCCACGACCACCCTGCCACGCTGGAGACGCAGGCATGA